The Deltaproteobacteria bacterium DNA segment TCACATAAACCTCGTCAAGGGATTTAAGTGTGTCATTCGACTCAAGATAAGACCTTACTTTCAAACGACAGGTGAGACCGCAGAACTTAACTATCTTGCCAATTTCAAAGAACTCCATCGATTCATTCAATGATTTCTAATACAGATCTCTTACGAAGTTTCGTCGATGCCGCACTCAAAATAGTCCTCATGGCTTTGGCGGTTCTTCCCTGCTTGCCGATTACTTTACCCAGGTCTTCCTTCGCAACTCTCAGTTCGATCACAGAAGTCTGTTCGCCAAGCACCTCGGACACTGCTACCATATCAGGATTATCAACCAAAGACTGCGCTATGTACTTGATCAAATCTTTCATCGTCACAACCTCCACCGATTACTTATTCGTTAAACCCATTAGTAATATCGACGCTAACCGTAAAACCATTGAAAAAGTCACGGGATACTTATTTTCTCGTTGCGATTCCTTTCTTCGCAAACAACTGAGATACTGTTAAAGTCGGTATGGCTCCCTTTGAAAGCCAATCGACAACACGTTCCTCTTTCAGGACAACCTCTGCTGGATTTTTTTGGGGGTCATAACTACCAACGATTTCCAAAAACCTGCCATCCCTTGGAGATTCGGAATCAGCCACCACAATTCTGTAATAGGGCCTGCTCTTTCCACCACGTCGCGCTAACCTTATCTTAACCGCCATTCTTGTTACCCATCACCTCCTGAAAATTATTGTCACTTATTATACTAAAAATTCATAATAACCTGGATGACCTTTTTTTATAATACATTTTATGTTTAATTAAAAGGGGAAATTGCCCCTTCGAAATGATTTCATGCCGCCTTTTGTTGTCATCTTCTTCATTATTTTTCTCATCTCCGCATAATTCTTCAGCAATATGTTCACATCCTGAACCGTCGTTCCGCTTCCCCTGGCAATCCTTTTCCTCCTTTGACCATCAATTATCAGATAGTTCCGACGTTCCTTCCTCGTCATGGAATCGATTATAGCACCAGTTTTCGTCAGTTCCTTCTCATCCGGTGTCGCATTCGCGAGCGCCTTGAGCTTTCCTAATCCCGGAATCATCCCGATAATATCCTGAATCGAACCCATCGACCTGATCTGTTTCAACTGATCCCGAAAATCCTCAAGGGTAAATTCGTTCTTCCTGATTTTCTTTTCAAGCTCACGGGCCTGCTTTTCATCGACCGTAGCCTGTGCTTTTTCCACAAAGGTCAGGATATCGCCCATACCGAGAATCCGCGAAGCCAGACGTTCAGGGTGGCAAATCTCTAACGCATCGATTTTTTCGCCTACACCGATGAACTTGATAGGTTTACCGATCACTGCTTTCAGGGATAACGCCGCACCGCCCCGGGCATCTCCATCCATCTTGGTCATAATCACGCCATCAATGCCGAGAAGTTCATTAAATTTCCCCGCCACATTCACGGCGTCCTGGCCTGTCATGGCATCTGCTACAAAGAGAATCTCCGATGGATTAACTGCACCTTTGATGTGTTTCAGCTCATCCATCATTTCGTTGTCTATATGAAGCCTCCCCGCGGTATCAATAATGACCACCTCATAGCCGCTGCTCCTTGCCTCTTCAACGGCCTGAACGCATATTCTCACCGGATCATGTACATCAACTGAAGAATAAATTCCCACACCGTTGATCTTCTCCCCGAGAACTCTCAACTGATGAATGGCTGCCGGCCTGTACACGTCTGCGGAAACAAGGTACACCTTCTTACCCTGATTTACCAGAAGCTGTGCAAGTTTGACTGCTGTCGTCGTCTTGCCGCACCCCTGAAGACCGACCAGCATCACGGGGGCAGGAAAGCGATTCGCAATCTTTAACTGACTGCTTTTCCCGCCCAGTAAATCCACAAGCCTGTCGTGTACTATCTTCACAACCTGATGACCGGGTGTTATACTCTCCAGAACCTCTTGCCCAACCGCCCTCGTCCTGATTTCCTCTATGAAGTCCTTAACCACTTTAAAATTGACATCCGCTTCAAGAAGGACCATTCGTATCTCTTTCAATGCAGAGGCAACATTCTCTTCATTAAGACGGCCTCTCCGCTTGAGTTTTTTAAATATATCTTCCAGTTTTTCCGTCAAAGTCTCAAACATGACTCACCGACAAAACATCCTTTAATTTTAGTTATTTTTTGTTTCCATTTTATGA contains these protein-coding regions:
- a CDS encoding KH domain-containing protein gives rise to the protein MKDLIKYIAQSLVDNPDMVAVSEVLGEQTSVIELRVAKEDLGKVIGKQGRTAKAMRTILSAASTKLRKRSVLEIIE
- the rpsP gene encoding 30S ribosomal protein S16; protein product: MAVKIRLARRGGKSRPYYRIVVADSESPRDGRFLEIVGSYDPQKNPAEVVLKEERVVDWLSKGAIPTLTVSQLFAKKGIATRK
- the ffh gene encoding signal recognition particle protein — encoded protein: MFETLTEKLEDIFKKLKRRGRLNEENVASALKEIRMVLLEADVNFKVVKDFIEEIRTRAVGQEVLESITPGHQVVKIVHDRLVDLLGGKSSQLKIANRFPAPVMLVGLQGCGKTTTAVKLAQLLVNQGKKVYLVSADVYRPAAIHQLRVLGEKINGVGIYSSVDVHDPVRICVQAVEEARSSGYEVVIIDTAGRLHIDNEMMDELKHIKGAVNPSEILFVADAMTGQDAVNVAGKFNELLGIDGVIMTKMDGDARGGAALSLKAVIGKPIKFIGVGEKIDALEICHPERLASRILGMGDILTFVEKAQATVDEKQARELEKKIRKNEFTLEDFRDQLKQIRSMGSIQDIIGMIPGLGKLKALANATPDEKELTKTGAIIDSMTRKERRNYLIIDGQRRKRIARGSGTTVQDVNILLKNYAEMRKIMKKMTTKGGMKSFRRGNFPF